One window of Cherax quadricarinatus isolate ZL_2023a chromosome 18, ASM3850222v1, whole genome shotgun sequence genomic DNA carries:
- the LOC128689467 gene encoding F-box/LRR-repeat protein 20 isoform X2: MPKIQSTEMHEGETVSNSCEDSTTLKTCLSVQRNECKTKWSRCCESCSHDSHAACIEDSLDSQTSAVISLQGKCYISCLPNEILLHIFSFLRVRELCVSVAPVCTTWRDLAKDPTLWTHLVFSEEDRADGDRVKSLLRASPSLVSLELSRREDGGNLLLQVAASCNKLRELTVQFCDGLTEAVFKDLVIRCPNIRYLNMEGCQVHSTQCFHIIGGFRQLQYLHLSRCQLLDNAGLTIIARQCNHLEYLNIDGIIHIHDSSVMFLTKKLSHCLKNLFLDGEYLTDASFRSLRDCSLLQKLEISFCEQMTDDGLSGIYGLEHLTWLKLRRGIQLTPGGLKAMFHRLPQLVYVDLSECCLMDDSVLWTLASMCPRLEHLRLNWCSDLTDGGIAIIVVSCPRLQVVELVGIQRLTGTALISIPRALPNLVILHLKECKNVDNTILRYIVAEKPSLCVFDCSGNLVEHHEPSNNDSVSK, encoded by the coding sequence ATGCCGAAAATACAAAGCACAGAGATGCATGAAGGAGAAACAGTAAGCAATAGTTGTGAAGATTCAACTACTCTCAAAACTTGCTTAAGTGTTCAAAGGAACGAGTGTAAAACAAAATGGTCACGGTGTTGTGAGAGCTGTTCCCATGATAGTCATGCTGCATGTATAGAAGACTCTCTAGATTCACAGACCAGTGCTGTCATTAGCTTGCAAGGCAAGTGTTACATCAGTTGCCTACCAAATgaaattttattgcatattttctCGTTCCTAAGAGTGCGcgagttgtgtgtgagtgtggcccCTGTGTGTACCACCTGGCGGGACCTAGCCAAAGATCCAACACTGTGGACGCACCTTGTGTTTTCTGAGGAAGATAGAGCAGACGGAGATAGAGTGAAAAGCTTACTGAGAGCATCACCTTCGCTGGTCTCCCTGGAGCTGAGCAGACGTGAAGATGGTGGCAACTTGTTGCTGCAGGTGGCCGCTTCTTGTAATAAGCTCAGGGAACTCACTGTCCAGTTTTGTGATGGTTTAACAGAGGCTGTTTTTAAAGACTTAGTAATAAGGTGTCCCAACATACGGTATTTGAACATGGAAGGTTGTCAAGTGCACAGTACCCAATGTTTCCATATAATAGGGGGCTTCAGACAACTGCAATATTTACATTTATCTCGTTGTCAGTTATTAGATAATGCAGGATTGACCATTATTGCTAGACAATGTAACCATCTTGAATATCTTAACATTGATGGAATTATACACATACACGACTCTTCAGTAATGTTTCTGACAAAGAAGCTCAGTCACTGTCTCAAGAACTTATTCCTAGATGGTGAATACTTAACAGACGCCTCTTTTAGGTCGCTTCGAGATTGTTCACTTCTTCAAAAGCTCGAAATTTCATTTTGTGAACAAATGACTGATGATGGATTGTCTGGAATATATGGTCTAGAACATCTGACCTGGCTGAAGCTTCGTAGAGGTATCCAGTTGACTCCTGGTGGCTTGAAGGCAATGTTTCACCGTTTACCACAGTTAGTCTACGTGGACCTCAGCGAATGCTGTCTTATGGATGACTCAGTACTGTGGACTCTGGCATCGATGTGCCCTAGACTTGAGCATCTAAGGTTGAACTGGTGTTCGGATTTAACAGATGGAGGCATTGCAATCATAGTGGTTAGCTGCCCACGACTGCAAGTCGTCGAACTGGTCGGTATTCAGCGACTTACAGGCACTGCCTTAATTAGCATTCCCAGGGCTCTTCCTAATCTTGTTATATTACACCTTAAGGAGTGTAAAAATGTCGATAACACAATCTTACGGTACATAGTAGCCGAGAAACCTTCACTTTGTGTGTTCGACTGTTCTGGAAATCTGGTGGAACACCATGAGCCAAGCAATAATGATAGTGTGTCGAAATAA